ACATTGGCAAAAAGCGGTATCATCGACTCTTTTATAGGAACTAAAGGAGGTTTTACATTTAACGCCCGACCCGAAGATATCACTATAAAAAAGGTCGTAGAAATTATTGACGGACCAATCGTTTTGAACCGATGCGTAGTTAATAAATCTTCCTGCCAGAACGCAGGCAATTGCGACGTGCATTTTATGTGGGCAGATATTCAAAAAATGCTGACGAAAGCCCTAAGCTCTTATTCCATCGCCGATTTTGCAACCGATAAAAAAGGGAATATGTTACCGGAAGCTGTGCAATAAAAAAGGCGCTTAGATTTTTTTAAAAAGAATATTGTTTTCCATGTGAACGTGAATCATTATATCGTCCGAAATATTCTTCAGCAGTTCGTATGCATGCTTATAAGAAGCGCAGGCGTCTTTAGGAACCGAATAGCCGGAGCTTAAAAAAAGCATCTCTTTCAGAATATGCCCTACGTATTCATGATAATACAGCGCATCTTCTATTTCTTGCTTTATGTTTTCGGTTTTTCCGGCTTTTATATCGGTCAAGAGCCCTTTTTCCTCTTTGTCTAAATGAAGGAACATAGCCTGCGACATTTTATTAAAAAGCCCCCTTATTTTAAGAAGTTCCGGGTGTCCCTTTCCGTGGACGTTTGCAATTTTTTCGACATAATCTTCGGCTTCCGGAATATGCACCCGTAAAAATGTATGGTGTATATTAACTATATAGTCTATTAAAAAATTAACGTCCCAGTCTTTAGCTTTTTTACTTAACGAATAATTATCGTCGTTTTCCGCCGCTGAATAGTTTTTTAATTCATCGACTATAAGGATGCGGTCTATACCGGATTCTTCGCATACATCTTGTAATGTTTTTGAACCGCCGCAACAAAAATCCACGCCGTATTTTTTAAATACCCCGATTTTTTCCGGATTTTCCGAAGCAATTTCGCCTACGCTCTTTAGCAGTAAAACATCCTCGCCGGTTTTCATTTTTATCTCTCCTTAGAATTTAGATTTCCGATATCTATTTCCATCTTTGTGATTTTATTATCTCTAATTTGGAATGTTTAATATATGATTTTTGTCACATTAATAAAATAAATAATTTTAAAAAATAAAAAATGCGACAAAGTCGGAACGATTACTCTTTTTCGCCGCTTTATTTTATTTTTATCGTTCAGCCGGCACACCCCCGGACGATAATAGAATAAATAAAGCGGCGTTTTTTATTTTATTGAAATTCGTTTTATGCAGATTCTCCCTAATGCATTTTTATATTTAAAATTAAATCGTAAAATAGCTCCTTCAATAATATTGTTACGAAAATTTAACATAATTGTAATAATCTTGTAACATTTGTTTGTTAGAATAAGTATGGAAACGGAAAAATATATTAATTAAGCAACTTAAATTGAAAGAGAGGAGGAAGTCATGTACGAAATTAACGAGACACAAAAGACTATGCGCTTGAACATGTTGCCGACATTTATATTTGCAACGGCCGCAGTCCTTGCATTAGTCTTTGCGTTCAGCGGGGCAGGGAAGGCTTACGCATCGGGAGCGGCCCTTTACGAAAACCCCAACACCGGCGAAATATTTTTAAAGCCGGGACCCGGCAGGGTAAAAGTAGGACAGAGCGTCATCAATCAGCTGTTAAAACCGAACGCAAAAAAGACGACGGAGCAGATTAAAAATTTAAAAACTACCGAAAAGAAACTCGAGACTTCGCTTAAAACCGTCAAGAGTCAAACGCTTCCTGCGTGGACTAAACATGTTTCATTAGGCGCATTGATTTATATGGGTTACGGTTATTATACTCAGACGGGATTAACGGAAGGTTCGATGCAGCTTGAAGAAAATCCGCCTGCAAGCGGCAATAACGGCTATAATGCATTTAACGTGAACAGGGCGTACTTAATATTCCTGTATCATCAGGACAACTGGTTCTTAAAAGTTACGCCGAATTTTTTCAAAACGAATAATTCCGGATCTACCGGCGGAAACCAGTATTTCAGGCTTAAATACGCATTTTTGCAGTTCAATCATGTTTACGATGCAAACGGTTGGACGGTTAACCTTAAAGCAGGGCAGTTTCCGACCCCTATGGTCGCATGGGAAGACGGCTTATTGGGTTATCACGTCGCGGAAAGAACCCCGTGGGGTTTCTTAAACGTAACCTCTACACAGGCGGGACTCGGCGTTTCCGGCAAATACAGGTCTAACGGAAGGGTTTACCTTGCATATAACGCTGGTTTCTTTGATAACGCCGCATTTCACGCCAACGAAACGGTGGACCAGAAATCTCCTCAGGCAAGATTAACTATTTATCCATTAGGAGCGGATTCCGGTTTAAACGGACTCAGCATCAGCGGATATTATGCCTGGGCTGAAGACAATTCAAGTTTTGGAGATGCCGCTATAGGTCCAAATACCAACAGTCCAGAAACAAGAGTTTCGGCGGTATTAGATTATAAAACGCCGAACGCAAATATCGCACTGCAGTACGATTATGCAATAAACCACGTCGTGGAACCGGGCGCAGGCGAAAGCGGGGATAACGACAGTTATTGCGGAATAGAATCGGACGTTTACGGTTGTTACACATCCAGCACTATGCCGCCAATAACAAGTTTATACGACGGTCATAACGTCGAACACGGTTACGACGCTTTCGGATACTACAATATTCCTAATACGAGATTTGGAGTTTTCGGGCTTATACAGAGATATTATTATGAGGCTACAAATTACAATACTAACGGCGATTCATTGACCGGCGGCAATCCTTTCGATTTTCAGAGAAGCGTAGCCGGCGTCGCTTACCGTCTCAATAAACACGTAACGCTTACCGCCGACTGGCAGAACTACCAATTTTTAAATGCCAGCAATTATAGAAGTTTAGCTTCGACAAGTACGCAATATTTAGAATACGGCCAGTGGATGGGGCAGACCAACGCCTTTTTCATGCAGGCAAGGATTGCATTCTAGACTCTTGACTTAATAGCTTTTCTCTCTAGCACCTCCCTGATACCCGCCCTAAAAAGCGGGTATTTTTGTTTTAAAATTTGATATAATCAATATATGTTATTAATAAAAAAAAGGTATCTGATTTATTTATTTTCTTACTTCATTAAACTTAATAAGTATTTTACCACGTATAAAAAAAGTATCGACATTACAGAGGAAGTTTCTATGTTATAGGTTCGTTAAAGCCTTATTATCCCTGTATTTAGACCATGATATTTTCTGGTCTAACATAGATATTTTTGAAAATCTTTTTCTGAAAGAAATTATTTTACCGATAGAACTTTCGGACATACCTATATCCGCCGCAAATGTTATATTTTGCTTTAAAAGATAGAAACCTAGGTCGTTAAGCCTTTCTATAAAACGTATTATATTTTCGCCTATTAGCCAATACAAACGGGGGTCGGCTTTCTTCTTAGAACGCATAGTGGCTTCCGACAGCAATCCTCTTATATCGCCTAATAAAATCGTATAGTCGGTTTCGATAAAACTTAATTCCCGCCTAATATTTTTAGTCTCATCGTTAAGCTTATCAATCGAAGTAGCAGCTTTGTATCTACCTGTGAGTTTATCTTTTATTATTTTTAAAGGAAATTTTTCTTTTGTTTTTTCTTTCATGCTTCTTTTCCCCAGTCCGATAAAAAGCGGTTTATAAATGCTTGCAAAGATTTTTGTTCTTGCAGATAACCCGATAAGACAAATGCGGTTGAAACGACGATATGGTATTTCTCTCCGCCGCTTTTTGCAATTCTTTTGAAAGCCGGATGCTCATTATTTATCCAGACCGTTCCTTCTTCTATTTTCCCTAATTCGTTCAAATCTTTATTATCGTAAAACCCGATCATTAATCCGGGCGGCTTTCTTTTTCCTTCCTGCGGCAGTCCGTTATTTAGTTCGCCGATATCTAAGTTCGGGAGACCACCGTTTTCGTTTTCTCTATTTTTTGCATTTTCTTCCGCTTTGCCATCATTAACATCGTGGTTTATAGCAGTTTTTTCGAGATTTTCCTCAACGGCTGTTCCTGATTCCGAAGCAGATGTATCGTCTAAAACGCCGATAGTGGCTTCGAATTTTTTTCTTCTGCCGAGCAAAGGATCTAATTCGGGAAAATCGTTAAGCATATTATCGAGAATCCCGCGAATTTCTTTTTCCAAAGGACGCAATTCTTTTGCGGGTTTTTCTCGTGATTCGTTTATTTCGCCGAATTCTTTTAAAATAGGTTCTATAACTTCCTGAACGGCTTTGCGGTAGCGGTAATATTTCTGAAGGCTTGCCGTATCTTTTAAAAAATCGGCTTTATTGGTGGTTAAAATTAACGAAAGACCCGGCATTTCTACTACTCCCGATATATAATCCGGATTTTTTGCAGAAATTCCCAGCCAGTCCCATCCGTGTTTTATGACTTTTCCGCAAGTAGATATCGCTACGCCCCTTTTTTCTTCGTCGAGCGGTTCTTTATATTTTCTGACGAAACCTACCCCGACGGGTTTCCCCTTTTTTCCGAAATGGATTTTAAAGGCATTGCTCTTTTCGAACTGCATCATTTCGGATAAATTTATTTTTTCTTCATTAACGTAAAAATTTATGCCGTTTTTATAAATAAACCTTAAAGCAGTTTGAAAAGTCGGATCAAGTATTGTATAAAAATGTTTTTGAATAGTTTTCCTAATAAACTCTGGGTTAAGCAGTTCGGAATGATTTGATTTAAAAAATATCGATACGGCGGTTCCGTGATGTGGATTAAGCAATTTTGAATCGGTCGATGCCGGCGTTATATATTTCCATGGTGCCTTTTCATCGTTTTCGAGTTTCCATCTTGTTGCGCCGCGGAAATTTCCGTTTGCCGTTTCCGTAATAACTTCTTTTGCTATAAGCAGGGATAATTTTGCGCCGACGCCCGCAAAACCGATGCCCATGCCTCTGGTCTTTGTCGTCGACGCGATATTGTGATATCCGTCCAATTCTTTTTTATTCATTCCTTTTCCGTTATCTATAACGGTCAGGATATATTTTTGAGAATCGACGATAAACCTTATATCGCTTGCATGAGAATCGAGCGAATTAGCGACGAGTTCTGTAACGATAACTTCTTCCTGCGGGAAAGGATAGGAATCGCGTATATCTTCCAACAGATGATGTAAATTTACCTTTGTTTCGCCCATTTGTGTTTCTTTGCCGGCATTTATTTTAATGAATTAAGGTAATAAGCAATATATTTAACCTGTTTATTTGTTAAAATTTGCGAACAGTATGGATCCATTCTGCAGCTTCTAATTGCCTTTTCCGTCTGCTTAAGCGAAAGATTTTTATTTCCCCAACCGGCAAGCGTTACTATATTGTCGATTCTTTTTCTTTTAACGAAAGAATGGCAGCGGATACACCCCGATTTTATAACAATTCTTTTGCCTTTTAATATATTAAGTTTACGGTTGGTTCTAACGAAAGACTTCTTATGTAAAGCAAAACTATTTTTAACTAAGATAAATAAAAATACGGTAAAGAATAAAAAAGAAGTTAATAAAAATATTTTTCTGATAGTCATTTAAAATCTCCGTTTAAAGTTTTAATTTTATATAACTTTTATATTATAGCATCCAGATGAATATTTTCAATTAAAACTTATATATTCTTTTTTGTTGTTCTACCAACATGATAATGTCACTTATTACCAAAATAATAATGTCACCTTTAAGGTAATGCTATAAAATATTCTCCTGTAATTATTCTATGGGGAGGATACAATGGCAAGGGACATTATCATGGCGACGCGAACAGAGCTAAACAGACTGCACGTAATTAAAAAGATTTTAGAAGGCGGCATTACGCAAGCCAAAGCGGCGGAACTGCTTTCGTTATCCTTAAGGCAGGTAAAAAGATTAGTTAAAAAAGTAAAATTAACCGGCGATGGTGCGGTCGTGCATTCCTTACGAGGAAAACCTTCGCATAGGAAACTTTCGGACGAGGTTAGATTAAAAGTGTTAAATCTATATAAAGAAAATTATACAGACTTCGGACCTACGCTATTTTCCGAAGACCTCTCTGACAGTCAAACAATTGATGGAATTGTTATTAAAAATCCGTTTATTGTCGATAAAATAAGCAAATAAAAGCATATTAAATGTTAAAGTCGTTTGTTATCATTAAAAGCGTCAGCGTTTATTTATTTGTTTTATTAACGATTGCCTTATTTTATCAATAGTTTTTATAAATTTGCGGGCAATTTCTACAGCTCTTTTTGCCTCAGGCTCGGTTACTTCCGAAAAATCATCATAGTCTGCTTCATTTCTTAAAGACATTAATTCCTGGTATATTTTTCCGGTTTCAAGATTAACCGCTTTGTCTTTTACGAAATGAAGCGAAAACATGGTTTTGACGCCGTCGTGTTTCGCAGGATCAATACCTTTTAAAATAAGCAGTGACCTTGCGGCATGATATACGGAATAGTAGCTTCTGTTTGCCGATGTTTTAAATCTCTTGGATTTTAGGTTAAATAAGGCATCTTCAAGCATTTCATTTGATTTTTGAAATCTTAAATCAGATAATGCCGTTTTTTCGTCACGGGTTAATTCCATATAAAACAACTCCGTCTTTTTTAATGTTTTGATAAAAACCTGTTTTAAATCTTTTGTTATTATTAAATGAATGCAATGGAACTATTGTTACGGAAAATGGGATACCTGTTTTAATTTCTTCCTCATAAAAAATATCGTTTATAAAAGAAATTTCCTTAAGCGATTTTTTACCTACGACTACAAGAACGTCCATATCGGAATCTTCCGAAAAATCGCCCCTTACCCGTGAACCGAAAGCCGTGACGCTCATTATATTGCTTCCTGCCTCGGTTTTTATTTTGTCTATAATTCTTTTAAATGAATCGGTTTCATATGAATACATATAATTATTTTATCATAATTCAACAATAAAAGTGTTGCGTAGTGAAAAAGAAATTTCGTTTTTAAAGGTGTCAGATTTATTTATTCTTTTACTCCCGATTGGGTTTACGGGCAAATCAACCCGACTAAGAAGAAAATTAAAAGCATTTATTTTCACTTACATTCTCCATTTTTATTTTTAAATCTGATA
The DNA window shown above is from Candidatus Acidulodesulfobacterium acidiphilum and carries:
- a CDS encoding nucleotidyltransferase domain-containing protein, with translation MYSYETDSFKRIIDKIKTEAGSNIMSVTAFGSRVRGDFSEDSDMDVLVVVGKKSLKEISFINDIFYEEEIKTGIPFSVTIVPLHSFNNNKRFKTGFYQNIKKDGVVLYGINP
- a CDS encoding helix-turn-helix domain-containing protein; the protein is MARDIIMATRTELNRLHVIKKILEGGITQAKAAELLSLSLRQVKRLVKKVKLTGDGAVVHSLRGKPSHRKLSDEVRLKVLNLYKENYTDFGPTLFSEDLSDSQTIDGIVIKNPFIVDKISK
- a CDS encoding Rrf2 family transcriptional regulator, yielding MNISRASDYAIRGLVYMAKQPAGTVCYVKDIAKNTNSPASFMSKIFQTLAKSGIIDSFIGTKGGFTFNARPEDITIKKVVEIIDGPIVLNRCVVNKSSCQNAGNCDVHFMWADIQKMLTKALSSYSIADFATDKKGNMLPEAVQ
- a CDS encoding HEPN domain-containing protein, whose protein sequence is MELTRDEKTALSDLRFQKSNEMLEDALFNLKSKRFKTSANRSYYSVYHAARSLLILKGIDPAKHDGVKTMFSLHFVKDKAVNLETGKIYQELMSLRNEADYDDFSEVTEPEAKRAVEIARKFIKTIDKIRQSLIKQINKR